In Isoptericola jiangsuensis, the following proteins share a genomic window:
- a CDS encoding FAD-dependent monooxygenase, whose product MTAPRALVVGTGIAGLAAAMRLREIGWEPLLVERAPGRRPAGYFVGLFETGRATAQRMGVLDAIGNRIDPEGVTYDVDRSGTRRRPSMGYGDLPGEPRLIMRGDIEAALHAQIGEDVEIRYGTTPVAVDEHPDGVDVTLSTATGDHETRTTERFDLVVGADGLRSTVRRLVFGPDSELLRPLNHIIAATLLKEQVPGFRTGDGLTLAEEGRAAWVFPFADHAPGLLLTYRTDDEDAQFRRPPLESLRAAFGPEPAGPVLENLLGQFADVDDTLFDSVHQVDMPTWHSDRVVLVGDSAWCLTLYSGMGASLGLAGADLLGTTLARNPGNPARALREWEQRLRPFVAVQQKSGRTDGLAMFVPQNRRDLALRGVMSTMTSNRLTNKAMRSFIASRFREKSVDVAAP is encoded by the coding sequence ATGACTGCACCGCGCGCCCTCGTCGTCGGGACCGGCATCGCCGGACTGGCCGCCGCGATGCGACTGCGGGAGATCGGCTGGGAACCACTGCTCGTGGAACGCGCACCCGGACGCCGGCCCGCGGGCTACTTCGTCGGACTGTTCGAGACCGGCCGCGCCACGGCACAACGCATGGGCGTCCTCGACGCCATCGGCAACCGGATCGACCCCGAGGGCGTGACGTACGACGTCGACCGCTCCGGCACCCGGCGCCGACCGAGCATGGGGTACGGCGACCTGCCCGGCGAACCCCGCCTCATCATGCGCGGCGACATCGAGGCCGCCCTCCACGCGCAGATCGGCGAGGACGTCGAGATCCGCTACGGCACCACCCCCGTCGCCGTCGACGAGCACCCCGACGGCGTCGACGTCACCCTCAGCACCGCCACCGGCGACCACGAGACCCGGACCACCGAACGCTTCGACCTCGTCGTCGGCGCCGACGGCCTGCGGTCGACCGTCCGACGCCTCGTGTTCGGCCCGGACTCCGAGCTGCTCCGGCCCCTGAACCACATCATCGCCGCCACCCTGCTCAAGGAACAGGTCCCCGGGTTCCGCACCGGCGACGGCCTCACCCTCGCCGAGGAGGGCCGCGCGGCCTGGGTCTTCCCGTTCGCCGACCACGCCCCCGGGCTGCTCCTCACCTACCGGACCGACGACGAGGACGCCCAGTTCCGCCGCCCGCCGCTCGAGTCGCTGCGCGCCGCCTTCGGACCCGAACCCGCCGGACCCGTCCTGGAGAACCTGCTCGGTCAGTTCGCCGACGTCGACGACACCCTCTTCGACTCCGTCCACCAGGTCGACATGCCGACCTGGCACTCCGACCGGGTCGTCCTCGTCGGCGACTCCGCCTGGTGCCTCACCCTCTACTCCGGGATGGGGGCGTCGCTCGGCCTCGCCGGCGCCGACCTCCTCGGCACCACCCTGGCCCGCAACCCCGGCAACCCCGCCCGCGCCCTGCGGGAGTGGGAGCAGCGCCTGCGACCGTTCGTCGCCGTGCAGCAGAAGTCCGGGCGCACCGACGGCCTCGCCATGTTCGTCCCGCAGAACCGCCGCGACCTCGCCCTGCGGGGCGTCATGTCCACGATGACGAGCAACCGGCTCACCAACAAGGCCATGCGGTCGTTCATCGCGAGCCGGTTCCGGGAGAAGTCCGTCGACGTCGCCGCGCCCTGA
- a CDS encoding TetR/AcrR family transcriptional regulator, translated as MSTSTAPEPRPLRADAERNRQRLVASARELFATRGLEVTLDDVAHHAGVGVGTAYRRFANRAELVEAVLAGAVDRVADVAERALTSDDPWGAFEQFFLEATTDFAENRGLRQILLEGGRGTGAGFDAARDRLAPAVEALITRAQESGHLRTDIAPTDFPLIQLMLGAVTERSRDVAPDLWRRYVTLLLDGLRTHRDSPTPLGTPALSSDDLDRSTA; from the coding sequence ATGAGCACGTCCACCGCGCCCGAGCCGCGACCCCTGCGCGCCGACGCCGAGCGCAACCGGCAGCGCCTCGTCGCGTCCGCCCGCGAGCTGTTCGCGACCCGTGGCCTCGAGGTCACGCTCGACGACGTCGCCCACCACGCCGGGGTCGGCGTCGGGACCGCCTACCGCCGGTTCGCCAACCGCGCCGAGCTCGTCGAGGCCGTGCTGGCCGGCGCCGTGGACCGGGTCGCGGACGTCGCGGAGCGGGCGCTGACCAGCGACGACCCGTGGGGCGCGTTCGAGCAGTTCTTCCTCGAGGCCACCACCGACTTCGCCGAGAACCGCGGCCTGCGGCAGATCCTGCTCGAGGGCGGGCGCGGCACCGGCGCAGGCTTCGACGCCGCGCGGGACCGGCTCGCCCCCGCCGTCGAGGCGCTCATCACCCGGGCGCAGGAGTCCGGGCACCTGCGCACCGACATCGCCCCCACGGACTTCCCGCTCATCCAGCTCATGCTCGGCGCCGTCACCGAACGCAGCCGCGACGTCGCCCCGGACCTGTGGCGGCGGTACGTCACGCTCCTGCTCGACGGGTTGCGCACCCACCGCGACTCCCCCACCCCGCTCGGGACGCCCGCGCTGAGCAGCGACGACCTCGACCGCAGCACGGCCTAG
- a CDS encoding MarR family winged helix-turn-helix transcriptional regulator has product MAETTTRRAPTTQELAAWRAFIETTEALRSRLGARMQAESGISMQDYAVLLALREAPERNLRSSELADVVGWERSRLSHHVGRMERRGLVERQGPAGGGWGSCVHLTADGAAVFRRASVPHLQAVAELFVDALTPEQVDAAGQIARTLGARLAEDDTSR; this is encoded by the coding sequence GTGGCCGAGACGACGACGCGACGCGCGCCCACGACGCAGGAGCTGGCCGCCTGGCGCGCGTTCATCGAGACGACCGAGGCGCTGCGCTCCCGCCTCGGCGCCCGGATGCAGGCCGAGTCGGGGATCTCGATGCAGGACTACGCCGTGCTGCTCGCCCTGCGTGAGGCCCCCGAACGCAACCTGCGGTCCTCCGAGCTCGCGGACGTCGTCGGCTGGGAACGCAGCCGGCTGTCGCACCACGTCGGGCGCATGGAGCGCCGCGGCCTCGTCGAGCGCCAGGGCCCCGCCGGCGGCGGCTGGGGGTCCTGCGTCCACCTGACCGCCGACGGTGCCGCCGTCTTCCGCCGCGCCTCGGTGCCCCACCTGCAGGCCGTCGCCGAGCTGTTCGTCGACGCCCTCACCCCGGAGCAGGTCGACGCGGCCGGCCAGATCGCCCGGACTCTGGGTGCCCGTCTCGCCGAGGACGACACGTCGCGCTGA
- a CDS encoding LLM class flavin-dependent oxidoreductase, with the protein MSTTVEFGLDSFGDRPMAADGTLVSHAAAIRQVVAEAVLADQTGVDVIALGEHHRPEYAISSPDTVLAGLAGVTRDIRLASGVTVLSSDDPVRVFQRFATVDALSNGRAEVILGRGSFTESFPLFGYDLADYDILFEEKIQLFAELLKEQPVTWAGTTRPALTDADVFPKTESGHLNTWVGVGGSPQSVVRAAHYDLPLMLAIIGGQPARFAPYVDLYRRAATQLGTTAHPVGMHSPGFIADTDDEAREIYWPHYRTQRDRIGASRGWPPITEAEFDAEIAGGSLYVGSPETVARKIAAAVTALDVGRFDLIYTTGAQPADARTRNVELYGTKVVPMVRDLLADRPEDPA; encoded by the coding sequence ATGAGCACCACCGTGGAGTTCGGCCTCGACTCGTTCGGCGACCGCCCCATGGCCGCCGACGGCACCCTGGTCTCGCACGCCGCCGCCATCCGGCAGGTCGTCGCGGAGGCCGTGCTGGCCGACCAGACCGGCGTCGACGTCATCGCGCTCGGCGAGCACCACCGCCCCGAGTACGCCATCTCCTCCCCGGACACCGTGCTGGCCGGGCTCGCCGGCGTCACCCGGGACATCCGGCTCGCCTCCGGCGTGACCGTCCTGTCCTCCGACGACCCCGTCCGCGTGTTCCAGCGGTTCGCCACCGTCGACGCCCTGTCGAACGGCCGCGCGGAGGTCATCCTCGGGCGCGGCTCGTTCACCGAGTCGTTCCCGCTGTTCGGCTACGACCTCGCCGACTACGACATCCTCTTCGAGGAGAAGATCCAGCTCTTCGCCGAGCTGCTCAAGGAACAGCCCGTCACCTGGGCCGGGACCACGCGCCCGGCGCTGACCGACGCCGACGTCTTCCCCAAGACGGAGTCCGGGCACCTGAACACGTGGGTCGGCGTCGGCGGCTCCCCGCAGTCCGTCGTCCGCGCCGCGCACTACGACCTCCCCCTCATGCTCGCGATCATCGGCGGCCAGCCCGCCCGGTTCGCCCCCTACGTCGACCTCTACCGACGCGCCGCCACGCAGCTCGGCACCACCGCCCACCCCGTCGGCATGCACTCCCCCGGCTTCATCGCCGACACCGACGACGAGGCCCGCGAGATCTACTGGCCCCACTACCGCACCCAGCGCGACCGCATCGGCGCGTCCCGCGGCTGGCCCCCGATCACCGAGGCGGAGTTCGACGCCGAGATCGCCGGCGGCTCCCTGTACGTCGGGTCGCCCGAGACCGTCGCCCGCAAGATCGCCGCCGCCGTGACAGCGCTCGACGTCGGCCGGTTCGACCTCATCTACACCACCGGCGCGCAGCCCGCCGACGCCCGGACGCGCAACGTCGAGCTCTACGGCACCAAGGTCGTCCCCATGGTCCGCGACCTGCTCGCCGACCGGCCCGAGGACCCCGCATGA